The genomic window GCGACAACTACCCGCCCGGCGTCGACTGCCACTGGGTGGTGTGGGCGGAGAAGGGCTACGGGGTGGAGGTAGAGTTCCTCCTCTtcgagacggaggaggagacggactGCGGCTACGACTACGTCGAGCTCTACGACGGCGCTGACCTCAACGCCCCGAGGCTCGGCCGGTACTGCGGTAACGGGGTGAGGTGGCCATCTTGAAAtgctcttgttgttgttgtggttgttgttgttggtggaaAAATGCATGTGTTTTTCTCATGAAAAAGGAATGACCCTCAACACTGGCCTCTGCCTGCTGTATGAATTCTTTAACAATAGATGAGTCATTTCCATGTAGGCCAAAACCATAGAAAACACACCATTGTTCCAATTGGGGAATAACCCTTCTTGCTATCTACTCAAGAGGTGATGGAAAATAGAAATGAACCCCTCCACCCCCGTTGTCTCAAAGAAAATATGCAAACTACATATTTCCTGATGTCAGACTCCCTGACATCAGGAAAAAGTGGTCTCAGAGTTCAAAGCAGAGAAAACTAAAGAAAGTAGTCAACGGAAATACTGCAGGCTAGCTTAAACAAGGACATTCAATACTCTTTAAATAAGCCATGTGTCATAACAGTCGTCCTTAGAGCTCTAATGTATGACTATACATAAACGTGGAGCCTAACCGTGCTGTCTTTGAACTCACTACTTCCCTTTCCCCAGCCGCCAGAAGAAGTGTATTCGGCGGGCGACACGATCGTCTTGCTCTTCCGTTCAGACGACAGCGTCAACAAGAAGGGCTTCCACCTGCGCTACAGCAGCACCAAGTTCCAGGACATGTTACACGACAGCCAGTGACTGCAGAACCAAAGGGGGTGACACGACTCCTGACAAACAGGGACGTCAAGCGAATGCATGATCGCAACGCCACGCGTGTGCAGAGGTTTAAACCATTGTTTGGCCATGGAAGACTGGATTTGAGACTGAACTCAAACCCACTCCTTACGAGTGGATCGATGCGTgacagagttgtgtgtgtgtgtggtaaggaTGTTGTAGAGTGTATTTATATGCGGCAGCGTGGTATTTATGGTTGTGATGTTGTAGTGTATTTATTGCTTGTAGTTTGTTTCAGACTGAGACCTTTGTTCTGAAGGCATCCGTTGTCTTCAATGCAATTTGTATTGGAGTTGATCTTCTTCAAGTATCTTGTTTCATTTACACTGGAGGACCGCATATAGAAATAGATATTACATATTCtgactttatttgttattttatttttcattgagaCATTTTTTATTGAATCTGTAATATACATGATTAGTATTCCCTGGAAAAAACATTTAGAAGGTTGGAAGGTAAGACTTCATACAGGGTCAATTGAGATTTTGTCGTGCTGATCTGTCTTTCAAGTCCTTGTCCGTCTTTAATCAAGTAAGTGGTGCAATGAGACCTCCAGGTCTTCGAAACATGTTTGAACCTCTAAGTTAATGAATGTCCTCATGTTCAGCTGACCTCAGAGAAACTCTTCATTCAAGGTCCAATAGCTTGGAACTGATTAACCAACTattccaaaaatatattttatcacAGTCTCGCTCTCATGCCACTCAAGCGCTGACTATTTTTTAATCGTGAATTGgtggtaataataatatataatataatggcATTCAAATGTTAAAACTTCTGTTGTTTATAAGCGACCCAGTAAACATGTCTGTGATTCAGTAATGTTTGAAACATTACCAAAAATCGAATAAAAGGTCATAAGAACACAAATATTGCTATAGACTTTCTCTTTATCAGAAGAATATTACTAGTTAAGTTATTCACTAGTATTTGGTCCGAGATACGGCACATGTTCACCATTTGTTACATGTCTTTTTTTCACATTGCTGTAAATTTACGttgtcaaacatacacacataacctACTCTATAAACCTTCCATTCTCGGGTCACATTTCCACCACCAAACACCAGGCACCCTcgtccccccttccccccaaacCGGTCACCGACTTCACATATTCAGCACTGACCTCAGATCTTCGGCACGAACACCTTAAGCGGTTCGTTCTCGTGCACCTTGTCCAGGAAGCCCAGGTTGAAGTACGGGTACAGTGTTTCGGCGAAGCGCTCCCGGAACGTGTACAGGTGGGTCATGCTCTCGGCGTTGTAGAAGGACACCAGACCGCGCTTGTAGTCCAGGTAGACGGCAACGCGCGCCAGCGGCTCCTCCAGCGCCAGCACGCTGGGCGGCGACGTGCCCGCCATGTACTGCACGCCGTACGACAGCGACAGCGTCCAGAAGCCGTTGGCGGGCAGCGCCTTGATGACGCCCTTGCGGTCCACGGACTCCCGGGCCACGCCCACCGTCCACACGGCGCTGCTgtgcacctccacctcccagtaGTGGCGCCCGTGTGTGAAGCCCTGGCTGCCCAGCAGAGAGAGCGCGGCGTTGAAGCGGTGCGGGTTGTCCTGTATGGCGCGGTTGAACGTCTGGTAGCGGACGCACGTCAGCGAGGACGTCAGGCTGAGCCACGGGTTGGCCGTGCTAGCGTTGAAGGTGATGGCGGCGGGGACTGGAttggacagaaacacagacgcacagcgGAGGAAAGAATTGTTATTAAAACAGACGATGTTAGACGGGCTGGTGACTAAGTTTGGCTAGTGCCTCATATGGGCTAGTGTCTCAGACAGGGGGCTTGTGTCTCAGACGGGGGGTCAGTGTCTCAGACGGGGGGCTAGGGTCTCAGACGGGGGGCTAGGGTCTCAGACGGGGGGCTAGGGTCTCAGACGGGGGTCAGTGTCTCAGACGGGGGGCTAGTGTCTCAGACGGGGGGCTAGGGTCTCAGACGAGGGGTCAGTGTCTCAGACGGGGGGCTAAGGTCTCAGACGGGGGGTCAGTGTCTCAGACGGGGGGCTAAGGTCTCATACGGGGGGCTAGGGTCTCAGACGGGGGGCTAGTCTCTCAGATGGGGGCTAGTCTCTCAGACGGGCTAGTGTCTCAGACAGGCTAGTGTCTCAGACAGGCTAGTGTCTCAGACAGGCTAGTGTCTTTGCAAGTGTGCAGCAGTACCTGGGTACAGACTCCCTTTGAGAGACTTCCACACTCGATACTGCAGGGGCCCGGCAAAGCGGCCCTCACACAGGCTGGGCGGCGTGAGCACGGGCCTCTCAAACTTCACATGCGGCCTGCCAAGaacagcaaacacacagatcTTTAGATGAGAGGAAATTCTCGGCTGGAGGAGAATTGAACCCCCAAACCCCTacccccgccccgccctccACAGGATGACTCACCTCTGGAGCAGGGTCTTAATACCCTGTGGGAGGAAACACGGACACACGGGAagaacggacagacagacagacaaacagacaaagaTTGTTGTGATTAGAATTGCAACATCTTGCATGGAGGCTAAGCTGCTATGTTCACATGACATCAGAGGTTGGAAGCTCACGCAGTCCCAACACTCTTGGATCCCCCTGAGAAGGAGGGGGACGGAACGGGGAAAGTCCCAGACGGCTGAGCCCACCGGGGCCGCTCAAACCCAGACTCCGTCCTCAGCCAACCAGGGCCTCTCTCTGGAATCCTCAGCACAACCCAGCCCCTCTCTAACCGACGACCGCTAACTCCCAACAGCTACTTATCGCTCTCTGGACGAGGCGACGTCATCGCTGCGGCCCACATCCTGTCTCCACCCTGGGACTCCCCTTCCCTCTTTTGTTCCTGACCTGGGAAGTCACGCCACCGTTTACTGCTACAGCAGCGCTTAAAAAAGCATTTACGGCTTCCCTCGCCACACTTAAGTGCCTCTTTATCAAAAGAGACAAAACTGCGGATGATTCATCCAAAATGGTTACTTAATGTAAACCAACTTCCAGATGTGACTGATTGTAGTGCTCTGTAGCTATAGCAACTCAAGCCACCGGGCCTTTTAGACTAAATGACAACGGATGTGTTTGTTGAAGCCCTTTGATGCTGTAACTAACAAATGAACTAAACACAACAGACTCAtcccaatagagtggcgaagtcacgccccttccggtagggctcatgggacctatgagatcgaaaaatatgaatgggtgtctcaatggagagaaaataattattttctggtcccggtctttatatgccctggattacacatatgttgtttgtggatttaaaggataatttttcatgcaaagagtttgaccgtttattgtgcaattgttcagataaaggctgtagagaaaacacaacgagaaagactacacggctcgtatgtgacgtcacgctccctgcgactggcgtggagaagaccgacaatcttcccatcggcctaactgaaactctgcacgtgccccgactaataatggttttcacctctttcgatgcttttatcctccccttggaaaaagcggtgaagtggggcagagagatcgtcatctctgtgccgagttccaagggcgggtgggttgacgtatatcatatgcgtcgagagcagcgaagagctgtagttcacaaagcggcctcacataaaacctaaaattatcaaacttcttcacgaacatttttagtttactttctttgaaaaattatcatttaaatccacaaacaacatatgtgtaatccagggcatataaagactgggaccagaaaataattattttctctccattgacacccattcatatttttcgatctcataggtcccatgagccctaccggaagaggcgtgacttcgccactctatggacACGGTAGTGTTTTCCTACCCGCAGCAGGGCGAAGGGGTCCTGCTCCTGCAGCTGCGCCTCCACCTCGtgcagcgccccctgcaggcgggAGATCTCCACGCAGAGCAGCGCCTTGTGCTCGTCCAGGCGGATCAGCTCGCGGCGCTCCTCCGTCTTCAGCTTCACCTGCAGCAGCTTCTCCTCCTGGTACAGGAACTGGTGCAGGTCGCTGAACTGGGCCTCGATGCGCTGCTTCAGGTCCGCCGTGTGCTcctgggtcagaggtcaaaggtcacaggcCTGCAATTCATTGCTTCGCATTGCAGTGTCCGCCAACGTGCAGATACTGTATTGCATATACTGCCAATGTTGGGAGAGAGTACTTTTGTACAAAAAGCGGAGGCTATATTTAGCAAACGAAAGTTGTCTTGCCTATAATGAGTATAGAATTGACATACGGACATGAATGGTCAATTAGTATGGGATTAACATACTGCCTGCATAATAAAACTTACAGTTAACGtgaactctccccccccccccacctgctaTGGATGGACTCAAAGAGATCATTTTAATAGTAAATGTTAATAatttaaatacaatttaaataggATCATGTTCTGCAGATGTCCCGCTCACCTTGAGTTTCTGcgcctcctcctcagcctcctcgtCACAACGCATGGCGGTGTCCAGCTCCGTCTTCAGAGAGTCTATGGAGCTGTTCAGAgaaaccttacacacacacacagcacaaaacacacacacacacacacacacacacacacacacacacacacacacacacacacgcacacacagtgacaaCATTAATTATCAATGGAGTGCTTTGAATAAATACATACCAGTTTAGAAGTCAGGTTTGTAAACCAATCTGAGAGGTTTGGTTTACACATTCACTTTCTGTGCAAAGTTGAGCACCGGTATATAAGTGACGGCAGAAGGTGTTAGCAATGCATTGAGTCATGGGTTTGACACTCACGGTATTGTTGTCAAACGCTTCCGATTAAAATGCCTCAATTGACACCACATGAATTTGATGATgttgctgcagtgtgtgtcccTAAGGCCTCCTTAAGgctcgtggggggggggggggtctgggcggACCACTCACCTTGTACTGTTGCTCGGCCTCCTGCACACACAGCAGGTTGTGGCTCCGGTGCCCCTGGGAGATcgcacacaccagacacaccagctCCTGGTCCTCCTCGCAGTACAGCTTCAGCTCCTCGCGGTGTCTGAGGCAGCGTGggaccggcggcggcggcggaggggcCACCCTgacgtcatcctcctcctcctcctcctcctcctcctcctcctcctccacctcccgctCATCCAGGTCCAGCTTCCCCTCCACCTGTTGAAACTGGACCCCcgtccccttctcctcctccaggccctggCAGTAGCTCTCCACGATGTTGGCCACGATGCGGTTGGGCCTGTAGCTGAGCCCGGGGCTCACCTTCCTGCACTGGGGGCAGCTGCCCGTCCCGCCCGGCCCCGTGGACCTGGGGCCGGCCCAGTAGCCGGCGATGCAGCCCTTGCAGAAGGTGTGGTCGCAGGGCAGCGAGACGGGCTTCTTGAACAGGTCCAGACATATGGAGCAGGTCAGGTCCCGGCTGAGCCTCTGCCTGGAGGCCTTGGACGCCTGTTGTTGTGGGGGCGGCGGGTTTTGTTGTTGGGACGTCTTGGTGGGCTTGCGCTGCTTCTCCATGGCCGACTTCCTCAGGAGCTCCGCGTCTTTGGGCTTCCAGCTTTTCTTCTCGGGTTTTAAGCCCTGCTTCATCTTCTCCACGTTCTGGAGGTAATGCAGCTGGATTTTCTTCACGTCGTTCTGAGTGTTGATCATGCCGCCGCCTTGGTCCGGTTTCCTCTTGTTGTTCTGTGAGTTGCTCGACCACCGTGTcctctttctgctctctctctctctctctctctctgtctctctccctgcagaATGGGActtatctccctctgtctctctttctctctctccctgcagaaTAGGGGCttatatctctctgtctctattgaGTGACTTTTTCTTTTTCCCAGCAGAATGGAAAAGGGAAAAGGgagttcttctctctctccctctctctgcctctccctctccctgtctccttgCAGGCTCCAGTCTTCCTGTTGACTGGGATAGGAAAGGGGAGGGCTGCACACAGCCTGTACGTCCTTCCCTCCGTGGTTGTCTGGGGGCGTCAGGAAGTGACCGTGGACCCTGGAGGTCCCATTGGTGGGCTTGTTTGATTGGAAATGCCCGGGGTTAAAAGGGCAAGATGGACCGGACTTCTCTTTTGGACTGCTCTTCTACTATGTTGTTCCTTGCCAAATATGTTAATCCGACACATGGGACTTGGGTgtttttctgtgcgtgtgtgtgtgtgtgtgtgtgtgtgtgtgtgtgtgtgtgtgtgtgtgtgtgtgtgtgtgtgtgtgtgtgtgtgtgtgtgtgtgtgtgtgtgtgtgtgtgaaaataaaataaattcaataTGGCTATGGATATCTTTATGATAACCTAcccacatggtgtgtgtgtgtgtgtgtgtgtgtgtgtgtgtctgtgtgtgtgtgtgtgtgtgtgtgcgcgcgtgtgtgtgtgtgtgtgtgtgtgtgtgtgtgtgtgtgtgtgtgtgtgtgtgtgtgtgtgtgtgtgtgtgtgtgtgtgtgtgtgtgtgtgacacatgaAAAGAgtaaaagacagagagagacagtgagagatggagggaaagagagagaaagttgtGTGTGGTAGCCTGGGTAATTGCACTATCCTGTTTCGTCTTTTAACACTACTCTGCAGCCGCAAACTAATTATTGTTGGCGAGGATAAACACTAGGATGGAAAGACTACATTTAGGAACTGTTTTATCACACATATATTCTGCTAAAGTAAAACAAAGTATCCAAATCCATGCAAAGTATTTTATTAAtcaccacactcacactggtaTGTTTATTCTCCTCTTGTGTGGTTTGAGGTCTGTCCAGTAATACTCAATAAGAGTTACCGCTCTTCAGACATTATATGCcactacattttttttaaatattgtctaaatattatttttaatccGGGATGAAGATTCAGGAAAGGGAAAATATAGGGAGGAACCAAACCCCAAGAAACTTTTAGATCGGTTGGATGGGGAGGACTCCCTCTAGAGGTTAAACGCTGCAGTGCTACTTTATGCATAACCTCATCACTGCCTGCAAGTTTACACACCAATGCAGAAAAGATTTGCGTTGTGTAGTGTCTGGAAGTGTCACGATTTGTGATTTAACTAGCCATGAATTGATGTGTCAGGATATGTAATTTAAGCTGTCATGATATGTGTACCCATTGTCCTTCACTACCACTTCTCATTGTCTGCATTATACTGCACTTATATAGAAGTTGTATACTTATATATTGCATTACATTTCAGGTGGACAGTTCAGATAGGGTCAAGTAAAGTGCaatctaatttaatttagagagGAAACAGTGAGCCACGAACCCACGATGCGTTCGATCAGATGAAAGAACACAAATCTTCATTCGCTAATCAATTTCGGCATTATGTCGGTGGAGTACATCCCGCTTATCGTTCGCTTCTGGCCCCACCTTCTTTCCTTCCTATCCGCCCCTTTCCCATCGCCTCCTTTCCTATCCCCTCCTTGTCTCTCGCCTCCTTTCCTATCGCCTACCTCTCACTGCTCGCACATCACTGGCGGCTCTCACTCTCCTGGATCTTTAAAGCATGGAGATGTCTGAAAAGATTTCGGGAAAGCACAAATCAAAAATGCAGGTATTTCATATTTTTCGTTTTACGGAGGTATTAGTTTCAGAGTCCGTTTTCTGAATCGGCAAGCGTGGATTTAAACATCACAAAACAAATCTGGTTGTTCAATAGAGTTTAAGCGTAATTTAAGCGTGAACAATTCAGATTGACTCGTTGACCATAAATCGAGGATACTTGTCGTTTTATCATTCTTCTGTCAACAGCTTGTCTCCTGGTGCGCCTGCGTTCTGCATCTGATCAAGTCATTAGGGATATCGATAATGAACCGCCTCAATTTTGACCCATGCAAATTTGTCGTGTCGTTATTATAGTTAGACGTTCTCTGCCCCAAATCTATTTATGGGGAAATAATTCCAACCGTTGGTTTACTTTGTGTGAAGAATAATACCTTATACAGTCCACATCTAATTCTAAATGTGTTCCAATGAAGAGGTATGACGATAATTAGCAAGCTTATTATGGTGTTGTGACCACCAAACAAAACTCTGTAAATAAGAACTGAGCTGGGAGACATTGGCAGATAGGAGACTTGCAACTGCTGCAGTCACTATAGTTGATATACAACTAACAAGTATATTCTGGTGAGTGATCTTGTGTCAGCAGTCACCACCAGAATTTTCCAACGGTCCCGGGATGGTCCCAGTGTCCCGGGATGGTCCCAGGGTCTCGGGTTGGTCCCAGGGTCTCGGGTTGGTCCCAGGGTCCCAGGGCGGACCCAGGGCACCACGGTCCCGGGGTCCGACTATAGGCACACAGTGTCTAGTCCTGTCTGGTCTGGTGATGAAAGAGGAGCTGGAGGGTACAaagggtctggtctggtctggtctggtctggtctggtcttgtccggtccggtccggtccggtccggtccggtccagtccggtctggtctggtctggttcggtctggtctggtctggtggtGAATGTACATGTAGGGCATAACTCTGCATCGATACTCTGCTTTCGACATGTTGTCTTGTTGATGATTTTGTCTGCTTAAttaatttgtgtgcgtgtgtgagtgtgtgcgtgcgcgtgtgtgtgtgttgtactccTGTCCACCGTCCTGGGCCACCTGCTGTGATCTTTTATTGATGCTGTTTTATGGAGGGTGAATTATTGAACAACTTACTCACGGATTTCATATTTCAAAATGTGCGGGAACTCCCcagttgatctctctctctctctctctctctctctctctctctctctctctctctctctctctctctctctctctctctctctgtttatttgCCTCGACCAACACAGACGGTtaaacatacatttaataaaCACATACAATAACCCTGCCAGTCATCACCCGTggaacgcatgcacacacacacacacacacacacacacacatgcacgcacaacacacacacacacacacacacacacacacacacacacacacacacacacacacacacacacacacacacacacacacacacacacacacacacacacacacacacacacac from Gadus macrocephalus chromosome 4, ASM3116895v1 includes these protein-coding regions:
- the trim69 gene encoding E3 ubiquitin-protein ligase TRIM69; this encodes MINTQNDVKKIQLHYLQNVEKMKQGLKPEKKSWKPKDAELLRKSAMEKQRKPTKTSQQQNPPPPQQQASKASRQRLSRDLTCSICLDLFKKPVSLPCDHTFCKGCIAGYWAGPRSTGPGGTGSCPQCRKVSPGLSYRPNRIVANIVESYCQGLEEEKGTGVQFQQVEGKLDLDEREVEEEEEEEEEEEEDDVRVAPPPPPPVPRCLRHREELKLYCEEDQELVCLVCAISQGHRSHNLLCVQEAEQQYKVSLNSSIDSLKTELDTAMRCDEEAEEEAQKLKEHTADLKQRIEAQFSDLHQFLYQEEKLLQVKLKTEERRELIRLDEHKALLCVEISRLQGALHEVEAQLQEQDPFALLRGIKTLLQRPHVKFERPVLTPPSLCEGRFAGPLQYRVWKSLKGSLYPVPAAITFNASTANPWLSLTSSLTCVRYQTFNRAIQDNPHRFNAALSLLGSQGFTHGRHYWEVEVHSSAVWTVGVARESVDRKGVIKALPANGFWTLSLSYGVQYMAGTSPPSVLALEEPLARVAVYLDYKRGLVSFYNAESMTHLYTFRERFAETLYPYFNLGFLDKVHENEPLKVFVPKI